From Bordetella flabilis, the proteins below share one genomic window:
- a CDS encoding putative bifunctional diguanylate cyclase/phosphodiesterase — protein MLDTLTLLVVAVIQFEIIGVVLLTTWFISRRARGALGGGGAVALVAALCLLPAWYVWDAGIAQIAGFHWILLALIVLVPTGLLLFLALHLVRSEAILRAVRITRSGQSVLGLSQVADSEALEEDLRQAMQESGQLYVHYQPIYSAGTRSLVGFEALLRWNHPHRGLVAPMQFIPLAEQTELIVPLGAWVLETACAEAASWPEPWYLSVNLSPVQLEKIHLVRDVRNVLERTGLAAERLELEITEGVLVAAEGGEISRLAELRRAGVRIAIDDFGTGYSSLGYLRQLPFDTIKIDRSFVRNLESDSSAQAIVGTIVELSRRLEREIVAEGVETEGQYAILNALQCHRVQGWLLGKPMPPEEIAVHYFPSPAEKAEGRDLPWVDNAGAE, from the coding sequence ATGCTTGACACTCTTACATTGCTTGTCGTAGCCGTAATCCAGTTTGAGATCATCGGGGTCGTGCTGCTGACGACGTGGTTCATCTCCCGGCGTGCCCGTGGCGCGTTGGGGGGCGGCGGAGCCGTGGCCCTCGTGGCCGCGTTGTGCCTGTTGCCGGCCTGGTATGTGTGGGACGCCGGAATCGCGCAGATCGCGGGCTTTCATTGGATACTTCTCGCGCTTATCGTGCTGGTGCCCACCGGGCTGCTGCTGTTCCTGGCCTTGCACCTGGTGCGCTCGGAAGCCATCCTGCGTGCGGTCCGCATCACGCGCAGCGGCCAGAGCGTGTTGGGCCTGTCCCAGGTCGCCGACTCGGAAGCCCTGGAAGAAGACCTGCGCCAGGCCATGCAGGAGTCGGGCCAGCTCTACGTTCATTACCAACCCATCTATAGCGCGGGCACGCGCAGCCTGGTCGGTTTCGAAGCCCTGCTGCGCTGGAACCATCCGCATCGCGGCCTCGTCGCGCCCATGCAGTTCATCCCGCTGGCCGAGCAGACCGAACTGATCGTGCCGCTGGGCGCCTGGGTATTGGAAACGGCATGCGCCGAGGCCGCCAGCTGGCCGGAACCCTGGTATCTGTCGGTGAACCTGTCGCCGGTCCAACTGGAGAAGATCCACCTGGTGCGCGATGTACGCAACGTGCTGGAACGTACCGGCCTGGCGGCCGAGCGGCTGGAGTTGGAAATTACGGAAGGCGTGCTGGTCGCTGCCGAAGGCGGTGAAATATCGCGCTTGGCGGAGTTACGGCGGGCTGGCGTGCGTATTGCCATCGACGATTTCGGCACCGGCTACTCCAGCCTGGGCTACCTGCGGCAACTGCCCTTCGACACCATAAAGATCGACCGTTCCTTCGTGCGCAACCTGGAAAGCGACTCCAGCGCCCAGGCCATCGTCGGCACCATCGTGGAGCTGTCGCGCAGGTTGGAGCGGGAAATCGTCGCGGAGGGCGTGGAGACGGAAGGGCAGTACGCCATTCTCAATGCCCTGCAATGCCACCGCGTGCAGGGCTGGCTGCTCGGCAAGCCCATGCCGCCCGAAGAGATCGCGGTGCACTACTTTCCTTCGCCGGCCGAAAAGGCCGAGGGACGGGACCTGCCCTGGGTCGATAACGCCGGGGCGGAGTAG
- the fliE gene encoding flagellar hook-basal body complex protein FliE, which yields MAISGLAGIEGMLEQMRSVVRAAEGGGPDGVGGAMPAGEGFAAELQRSLRRVSGAQNAAVAQAKAFELGAPNVSLNDVIVDMQKANVGFQTAVQVRNRLVAAYREISSLSV from the coding sequence ATGGCAATATCCGGACTGGCTGGTATAGAAGGCATGCTCGAGCAGATGCGCTCGGTGGTGCGTGCGGCAGAGGGCGGCGGCCCGGATGGCGTGGGCGGCGCGATGCCGGCCGGTGAAGGTTTCGCCGCGGAGCTCCAGCGCTCGCTCAGGCGGGTGTCCGGGGCGCAGAATGCCGCGGTGGCGCAGGCCAAGGCCTTCGAACTCGGTGCACCCAATGTTTCCCTGAACGACGTCATTGTCGATATGCAAAAGGCCAACGTCGGTTTTCAGACCGCGGTGCAGGTGCGCAATCGTCTGGTCGCGGCGTACAGGGAAATCTCGTCCCTGTCGGTGTGA
- the fliF gene encoding flagellar basal-body MS-ring/collar protein FliF, giving the protein MNQQATLTSSLLARFPMLERLRTVPKPLLIGTAAAVVAIVIAAVMWGRDPNYKVLFSNLDDRDGGAIVAALNQMNVPYRFNETGTAILVPGEKVYDARLQLAGQGLPRGGSVGFELMDNARFGASQFTEQINYQRGLEGELARSIESMNAVQHARVHLALPRQTLFVRDRRPPTASVILTLYPGRSIGDSQVSAISWLVASSVPDLTITNVSIVDQNGRLLSSPSGEGRGMDADQMRFVRETEQRTVERILAILNPLVGPGNVHAQASADVDFSRREETSEVYRPNQEPGQSAVRSQQTNDSQQLGINPAQGVPGALSNQPPATAQAPIANPPAVQPAPGQAAPPPAGPNGQQNGQQAAQAAVQQGPASTRREATTNYEVDRTISHVKQPVGAVKRLSVAVVINYLQDKDGEAKAMPPEQLNKLTTLVKEAMGYSETRGDSLNVVNSQFNDSEPSTPWWKDPDNIALAKTIFGWLVIAVAALWVWRSLVRPIFQRYMNPVVDPEVAELERQQALREAQEQARAKELDRFDDNMKRARDMATKDPRAVAMVLRTWMSKDGK; this is encoded by the coding sequence ATGAATCAGCAGGCCACCCTCACTTCGTCCTTGCTCGCGCGGTTTCCGATGCTGGAAAGGCTGCGCACCGTCCCGAAACCGCTGCTGATCGGCACGGCCGCGGCGGTGGTCGCCATTGTCATCGCCGCGGTGATGTGGGGACGCGATCCCAACTATAAGGTGCTGTTCTCCAATCTGGACGACCGGGACGGCGGCGCCATCGTCGCCGCGCTCAACCAGATGAACGTGCCCTACCGGTTCAACGAAACCGGCACGGCCATCCTGGTTCCGGGCGAGAAAGTCTACGACGCGCGGCTGCAACTGGCAGGCCAGGGGCTGCCGCGTGGCGGCTCGGTCGGCTTCGAGCTGATGGACAACGCGCGCTTCGGCGCCAGCCAGTTCACCGAACAGATCAATTACCAGCGCGGGCTGGAAGGCGAACTTGCCCGTTCCATCGAATCGATGAACGCGGTGCAGCACGCCCGGGTACACCTGGCCCTGCCGCGCCAGACCCTGTTCGTGCGCGACCGCCGTCCGCCGACTGCTTCGGTCATCCTGACGCTGTACCCGGGCCGCAGCATCGGCGACTCCCAGGTGTCGGCGATTTCCTGGCTGGTCGCTTCCAGCGTACCGGACCTGACCATTACCAATGTGTCCATCGTCGACCAGAACGGTCGCCTGCTGTCGTCGCCGTCGGGCGAAGGCCGCGGCATGGACGCCGACCAGATGCGTTTCGTGCGCGAGACCGAACAGCGCACCGTGGAACGCATCCTGGCCATCCTCAATCCCCTGGTCGGCCCGGGCAACGTCCACGCCCAGGCCAGCGCCGACGTGGACTTCTCCCGGCGCGAGGAGACCTCCGAGGTCTACCGTCCTAATCAGGAACCGGGCCAATCGGCGGTGCGCAGCCAGCAAACCAACGATTCGCAGCAGCTTGGCATCAACCCGGCGCAAGGCGTGCCGGGCGCATTGAGCAACCAGCCCCCGGCGACCGCGCAGGCGCCGATCGCCAACCCGCCGGCGGTGCAGCCCGCCCCCGGCCAGGCCGCGCCCCCCCCGGCCGGACCAAACGGACAGCAAAACGGCCAGCAGGCCGCCCAGGCGGCCGTCCAGCAGGGTCCTGCGTCCACGCGTCGCGAAGCCACGACGAATTACGAAGTCGACCGCACCATCAGCCATGTCAAGCAACCGGTCGGCGCGGTCAAGCGCCTGTCGGTCGCCGTCGTCATCAACTACCTGCAGGACAAGGACGGCGAAGCCAAGGCCATGCCGCCCGAGCAGTTGAACAAGCTGACGACCCTGGTCAAGGAAGCGATGGGCTATTCCGAAACGCGCGGCGATTCGCTGAACGTGGTCAATAGCCAGTTCAACGACAGCGAACCCAGCACGCCGTGGTGGAAGGATCCGGACAACATCGCCCTGGCCAAGACCATCTTCGGCTGGCTCGTGATCGCCGTGGCCGCGCTGTGGGTGTGGCGCTCCCTGGTGCGCCCGATCTTCCAGCGCTATATGAACCCGGTGGTCGACCCCGAAGTCGCCGAACTGGAGCGCCAGCAAGCGTTGCGGGAGGCTCAGGAACAGGCGCGCGCCAAGGAACTGGACCGTTTCGACGACAACATGAAGCGCGCGCGCGATATGGCGACCAAGGATCCGCGCGCGGTCGCCATGGTGTTGCGTACCTGGATGAGCAAAGATGGCAAGTGA
- the fliG gene encoding flagellar motor switch protein FliG, which yields MASDKPIDGMTRAAVLLMSLGEDAAAEVFRYLTAREVQQVGAAMATLKQVTREDVGDVLEEFRQEADQFIAVTLGSDDYIRSVLTKALGSDRAAGLIEDILEAGDGGSGIDALNWLDPHIVAELIGDEHPQIIATILVHLERDRAAAVLTRLTERLRNDVMLRIATFGGVQPAALSELTETLNAVLAGQGAKRSKMGGVRTAAEILNMMNSADEENVVTSLRERDADLAQKIVDEMFVFENLLEVEDRGIQLILKEVDNDTLMVALKGAVEELRDKFLRNMSSRAAEMLREDLEAQGPIRMSKVEAEQKKILLVARRLAESGQIVLGGPGDDAYV from the coding sequence ATGGCAAGTGATAAACCCATCGACGGCATGACCCGCGCCGCGGTATTGCTGATGTCCCTGGGCGAGGACGCCGCAGCCGAGGTGTTCCGCTACCTGACCGCCCGCGAGGTGCAGCAGGTGGGCGCGGCCATGGCCACCCTCAAGCAGGTGACACGCGAAGACGTCGGCGACGTACTGGAAGAATTCCGCCAGGAGGCCGACCAGTTCATCGCCGTGACGCTGGGCTCGGACGACTACATCCGTTCCGTCCTGACGAAAGCCCTGGGCAGCGACCGCGCGGCAGGCCTGATCGAGGACATCCTGGAAGCCGGCGATGGCGGCAGCGGCATCGACGCGCTGAACTGGCTGGATCCCCACATCGTCGCCGAACTCATCGGAGACGAGCATCCGCAGATCATCGCCACCATCCTGGTGCACCTGGAGCGCGACCGCGCCGCGGCCGTGCTGACCCGCCTGACCGAGCGCCTGCGCAACGACGTGATGCTGCGCATCGCCACCTTCGGCGGCGTGCAGCCCGCGGCCCTGTCGGAACTGACCGAGACGCTGAACGCGGTGCTGGCCGGCCAGGGCGCCAAGCGCAGCAAGATGGGCGGCGTGCGCACGGCGGCCGAAATCCTCAACATGATGAACTCGGCGGACGAGGAAAACGTCGTGACCAGCCTGCGCGAACGCGATGCGGACCTGGCGCAGAAGATCGTCGACGAAATGTTCGTGTTCGAGAACCTGCTCGAAGTCGAGGATCGCGGCATCCAGCTCATACTGAAGGAAGTCGACAACGACACCCTGATGGTCGCACTGAAGGGCGCCGTCGAGGAGTTGCGCGACAAGTTCCTGCGCAATATGTCCAGCCGCGCGGCCGAGATGCTGCGCGAGGACCTGGAGGCCCAGGGCCCCATCCGCATGTCGAAGGTGGAAGCCGAGCAGAAGAAGATCCTGCTGGTGGCCCGCCGCCTGGCCGAAAGCGGGCAGATCGTGCTGGGCGGCCCGGGGGACGACGCGTATGTCTGA
- the fliH gene encoding flagellar assembly protein FliH, protein MSERRAVPASMPSAATWRRWRMASFEEQDASVQEQEEAPQPGPDPQVVLEEARRAGHAQGVSEGRAEGYDLGVAEGRARGYDEGLEQGRTAGYAEGLAQARQQGAEEAAQLRALAQATAASLTQLEEKTGQALLTLALDIARQVVRTTVAMQPEALLTAVREVLHMNPTAGAPLRLWLHPLDLELVRLHLAEDLKGAPWRVLADESIMRGGCRAETSFGEIDATLQTRWRRVAASLGRDMPLEDAE, encoded by the coding sequence ATGTCTGAACGCCGCGCCGTTCCGGCGTCGATGCCCAGCGCCGCGACCTGGCGTCGCTGGCGCATGGCGTCGTTCGAGGAACAGGACGCCAGCGTGCAGGAACAGGAAGAGGCGCCGCAACCGGGGCCCGATCCGCAGGTCGTGCTGGAGGAGGCCCGCCGCGCGGGCCATGCGCAAGGCGTTTCCGAAGGCCGTGCCGAAGGCTACGACCTGGGCGTCGCCGAAGGCCGCGCGCGCGGCTACGACGAAGGGCTGGAGCAAGGCCGGACGGCCGGATACGCCGAAGGGCTGGCGCAGGCGCGCCAGCAGGGCGCCGAGGAAGCCGCGCAATTGCGCGCCCTGGCGCAGGCCACGGCCGCATCGCTGACGCAGCTCGAAGAAAAAACCGGCCAGGCGCTGTTGACCCTGGCCCTGGATATCGCGCGGCAGGTGGTGCGCACCACGGTGGCGATGCAGCCCGAAGCGCTGCTTACCGCCGTGCGCGAAGTCCTTCATATGAACCCCACGGCGGGGGCGCCCCTGCGCCTGTGGCTGCATCCCCTGGACCTGGAGCTGGTCCGGCTGCATCTGGCCGAGGACCTCAAGGGCGCGCCCTGGCGCGTGCTGGCGGACGAATCCATCATGCGCGGCGGCTGCCGCGCGGAAACCTCGTTCGGCGAGATCGACGCGACGTTGCAGACCCGCTGGCGCCGCGTGGCCGCCTCGCTGGGACGCGACATGCCGCTGGAGGACGCCGAGTGA
- the fliI gene encoding flagellar protein export ATPase FliI has translation MTADTSAPAIPALPAVPVVDRWVTQLQIGSIRASSTDPWLATGRITRATGLVLQATGLRLPVGAVCRIEIAPGHDHWADAEVVGFDGHTLYLMPQSDISGLPPGARVVPGEPPLQRPIPLPRKAILNGNAKPALGRHLPVGNALLGRVLDGGGRPLDDLGPLEGADQAPLSALPINPLQRAPIDTVLDVGVRAINGLLTVGRGQRMGLFAGSGVGKSVLLGMMARYTKADVIVVGLIGERGREVKEFIEHNLGPEGLARSVVVAAPADVSPLLRLQGAAYATRVAEHFRDQGLDVLLIMDSLTRYAMAQREIALAIGEPPATKGYPPSVFARLPALVERAGNGAPGPNGKAGSITGFYTVLAEGDDQQDPIADSARAILDGHVVLSRHLAEAGHYPAIDIEASISRAMTSLITPEQFATVRRFKQVVSRYQRNRDLIAVGAYAPGHDLALDDAIARYPRLEAFLQQNVGEKVDYATAIAQLQSTLHTGEPHA, from the coding sequence ATGACCGCCGATACCTCGGCCCCTGCCATCCCCGCCCTTCCGGCCGTGCCGGTTGTGGACCGCTGGGTCACGCAGTTGCAGATCGGCTCGATACGCGCCAGTTCCACGGACCCCTGGCTGGCGACCGGCCGCATCACCCGCGCCACCGGACTGGTGTTGCAGGCCACCGGACTGCGCCTGCCCGTGGGCGCGGTGTGCCGTATCGAGATCGCGCCGGGACACGATCACTGGGCCGACGCCGAAGTCGTCGGTTTCGACGGCCATACGCTGTACCTGATGCCGCAATCGGATATCTCCGGACTGCCGCCCGGCGCCCGCGTCGTGCCGGGGGAACCGCCGCTGCAGCGTCCGATTCCCCTGCCCCGCAAGGCCATCCTGAACGGCAACGCCAAGCCGGCGCTGGGCCGCCACCTTCCCGTCGGCAACGCCCTGCTCGGGCGCGTGCTGGATGGGGGCGGCCGGCCGCTGGACGATCTGGGCCCGCTGGAAGGCGCGGACCAGGCGCCGCTATCGGCCCTGCCGATCAATCCCTTGCAGCGCGCCCCCATCGATACGGTGCTGGATGTCGGCGTGCGCGCCATCAATGGCCTGTTGACCGTGGGACGCGGCCAGCGCATGGGCCTGTTCGCCGGATCGGGCGTCGGCAAGAGCGTGCTGCTGGGCATGATGGCCCGCTATACCAAGGCCGATGTCATCGTGGTCGGCCTGATCGGCGAACGGGGACGCGAAGTCAAGGAATTCATCGAACACAACCTGGGCCCGGAGGGCCTGGCGCGATCGGTGGTGGTGGCCGCGCCGGCCGACGTATCGCCGCTGCTGCGCCTGCAGGGCGCCGCCTACGCGACGCGCGTGGCCGAGCACTTCCGCGACCAGGGCCTGGATGTCCTGCTGATCATGGATTCGCTGACGCGCTATGCCATGGCGCAGCGGGAAATCGCCCTGGCCATCGGCGAGCCGCCCGCCACCAAGGGCTATCCGCCTTCCGTGTTCGCGCGCCTGCCCGCGCTGGTGGAACGGGCCGGCAACGGGGCGCCCGGTCCCAACGGCAAGGCGGGCTCGATCACCGGTTTCTATACGGTGCTGGCCGAAGGCGACGACCAGCAGGATCCCATCGCCGACTCTGCCCGCGCGATCCTGGACGGGCACGTCGTACTGTCCCGCCATCTGGCCGAGGCGGGCCATTACCCCGCCATCGACATCGAGGCGTCGATCTCGCGCGCCATGACCTCGCTGATCACGCCGGAGCAATTCGCCACGGTACGTCGCTTCAAGCAGGTGGTGTCGCGCTACCAGCGCAATCGCGACCTGATCGCCGTGGGTGCCTACGCCCCCGGCCATGACCTGGCGCTGGATGATGCGATCGCGCGCTATCCGCGCCTGGAAGCCTTCCTGCAACAGAACGTGGGCGAGAAGGTGGACTACGCCACGGCCATCGCCCAATTGCAATCCACGCTCCACACAGGTGAACCGCATGCCTAG
- the fliJ gene encoding flagellar export protein FliJ — MPSQLPLDTLIGLAKDQTDEAARRLGTLHTVRNDAERQLAMLHDYRADYLQRLQHAMVSGMSAADCHNYQRFIATLDDAIDQQRAVLEQADSHLAQGKVRWQEERRKLNSFDALAQRQNRELARQDARREQRLNDEYSARLVRGATGLH, encoded by the coding sequence ATGCCTAGCCAACTTCCCCTGGATACGTTGATCGGGCTGGCCAAGGATCAGACCGACGAGGCTGCCCGGCGCCTGGGCACCCTGCATACCGTCCGCAACGACGCCGAACGCCAGTTGGCCATGCTGCATGACTACCGGGCAGACTACCTGCAGCGCCTGCAGCATGCGATGGTAAGCGGTATGTCCGCGGCCGACTGCCACAACTACCAGCGCTTCATCGCGACGCTGGACGACGCCATCGACCAGCAACGCGCGGTGCTCGAACAGGCCGACTCGCACCTGGCGCAGGGCAAGGTGCGCTGGCAGGAGGAGCGCCGCAAGCTCAATTCCTTCGATGCGCTGGCGCAGCGGCAGAACCGCGAACTGGCGCGCCAGGACGCCCGGCGCGAACAACGGCTCAACGACGAATACTCCGCCCGCCTGGTACGGGGCGCAACGGGGCTGCACTGA
- a CDS encoding flagellar hook-length control protein FliK — protein MTSPLAMLAVAAPAPAGRPSGASAPEAGASRDGDDASRFSDIMARQRAGQDAAATSAGTGAPASPPAAGAADPVADADGGATADGKHDDKTGVAAATPAELTLAQQALALATMAAELQGGGSAATPPSTTGDASGAGQPLPGQPAAAGGTSATTPAALLPATPGDASQAASASTDGARASSQVAANGLPAALPGAGTPGAAPAASAHPAGATHDTAAPSAVDARNAARQDEEAVSARAAMVDTRTGTDSRPDARAQASGSHTPVDTPKALSADKDAVADTSFASSRPDTAPVAPSDMAQALAGAWQAPAASTGGPASAPAIRTPVGQPQWGAELGGQLVTLTHRAGEDAQTAQLRLDPPDLGPLQVTIKITDGVAQASFVSAHAAVRQALESALPQLQQTLAQAGISLGQTSVSDQGAQAGFGGMQQGNEHASGQGGGQTANASADTAGDVVQIAVPTRRAGAGIVDTFA, from the coding sequence ATGACCTCGCCCCTTGCCATGCTGGCTGTTGCAGCCCCCGCCCCTGCCGGGCGGCCGTCCGGCGCGTCCGCGCCTGAAGCGGGCGCGTCGCGCGACGGCGACGATGCATCACGTTTCTCCGACATCATGGCGCGCCAGCGCGCCGGCCAGGACGCCGCCGCCACATCGGCGGGTACGGGCGCGCCCGCGTCTCCCCCGGCGGCCGGCGCCGCCGATCCCGTCGCGGATGCCGATGGCGGCGCCACGGCGGACGGCAAGCACGACGACAAGACCGGCGTCGCGGCCGCCACGCCCGCCGAACTGACTCTGGCGCAACAGGCGTTGGCCCTGGCGACCATGGCGGCAGAGTTGCAAGGCGGCGGATCTGCAGCAACACCGCCATCCACGACAGGCGATGCCAGCGGGGCGGGCCAGCCGCTGCCGGGCCAACCGGCCGCGGCGGGCGGCACCTCGGCAACCACGCCGGCCGCGCTCCTGCCCGCCACCCCGGGCGATGCGTCCCAGGCAGCTTCGGCGTCCACCGACGGCGCCCGCGCATCCTCACAGGTCGCCGCGAACGGCCTGCCGGCAGCGCTCCCTGGCGCCGGGACGCCAGGCGCCGCCCCAGCGGCGTCCGCACACCCCGCTGGCGCTACGCACGACACCGCCGCCCCGTCCGCCGTCGATGCGCGCAACGCGGCGCGGCAGGACGAAGAGGCCGTATCCGCGCGCGCGGCCATGGTCGACACGCGCACCGGGACGGACAGCCGGCCGGACGCGCGCGCACAGGCGTCCGGGTCCCACACCCCGGTCGACACGCCCAAGGCCTTGTCCGCCGACAAGGATGCCGTGGCCGATACCAGCTTCGCGAGCAGCCGGCCCGATACGGCCCCGGTGGCCCCGAGCGACATGGCGCAGGCCCTCGCCGGCGCATGGCAGGCCCCGGCCGCGTCCACCGGCGGACCGGCCTCCGCGCCCGCCATCCGCACGCCGGTCGGACAGCCGCAGTGGGGCGCTGAACTGGGCGGCCAACTCGTCACCCTGACGCACCGCGCGGGCGAGGACGCCCAGACCGCACAGCTCAGGCTGGACCCGCCCGACCTCGGCCCGCTGCAGGTCACGATCAAGATCACGGACGGCGTCGCCCAGGCTTCCTTCGTGTCCGCCCATGCGGCCGTGCGCCAGGCCCTGGAGTCGGCCCTGCCCCAGTTGCAGCAGACCCTGGCGCAGGCCGGCATCTCGCTGGGGCAGACATCGGTCAGCGACCAGGGCGCCCAGGCCGGTTTTGGCGGCATGCAACAGGGTAATGAGCACGCATCCGGGCAAGGCGGCGGCCAGACGGCGAACGCCTCGGCCGATACGGCCGGCGACGTGGTGCAGATCGCCGTGCCGACGCGACGTGCCGGCGCCGGCATCGTGGACACCTTCGCATGA
- a CDS encoding flagellar basal body-associated FliL family protein, whose amino-acid sequence MATTKNPTLPTRSTLPMRTGGSSRFLRPIIGLLVLLIVAAASVATTWMITTRSQRTAANSAVQINVGQPQPPAGATPTTFVAPPAVPQAVPAPIFIPITPFTVTLQSADRERIVHLALTLRVADEQSRQRLEKYMPEVRSRILMLLSAQTPESVQTPQGKVDLAAAIMKTANKPFSPLPDGQYVTDVLFTEFVVQ is encoded by the coding sequence ATGGCGACAACCAAAAACCCCACTTTGCCGACGCGCAGCACCCTGCCGATGCGTACCGGCGGCTCGTCGCGCTTTCTGCGCCCGATCATCGGCCTGCTGGTTCTCCTGATCGTTGCCGCCGCCAGTGTCGCGACGACCTGGATGATCACGACGCGTTCGCAACGCACGGCCGCCAATTCCGCCGTGCAGATCAACGTGGGGCAGCCGCAGCCGCCGGCGGGCGCGACGCCGACGACCTTCGTCGCGCCGCCGGCCGTTCCGCAAGCGGTGCCTGCGCCCATCTTCATCCCGATCACGCCTTTCACCGTCACGCTGCAGAGCGCCGACCGCGAGCGCATCGTGCATCTGGCCCTGACGCTGCGCGTGGCCGACGAGCAGTCGCGCCAGCGGCTGGAAAAATACATGCCCGAAGTGCGCAGCCGCATCCTGATGCTGCTGTCGGCGCAGACGCCGGAAAGCGTCCAGACCCCGCAAGGGAAGGTCGACCTGGCCGCGGCCATCATGAAGACCGCCAACAAGCCGTTCTCGCCGCTGCCTGACGGGCAATACGTCACCGACGTGCTGTTCACCGAATTCGTGGTGCAATAA
- the fliM gene encoding flagellar motor switch protein FliM, which translates to MAYEAFLSQDEVDALLAGVTGESDGKGPSQESADGVRTYDLSSPERVVRRRMQTLELINERFARHMRNVLLNFMRRNADITVGSIRILKYSDFERNLPVPSNLNMVQMKPLRGTALFSYDPNLVFLVIDSLFGGDGRYHTRVEGRDFTTTEQRIIRRLLNLTLESYGRSWEAVYPVEFEYVRSEMHTKFASITGSNEIVVVTPFHIEFGATGGDLNICLPYSMIEPVRDILTRPLQETTLEAVDQRWARQLTRQIRSADVELICEFARIPSSIRQLMNLKVGDVLPVEVPETVIANVDSVPVMECGYGVFNNQYALRVQQLLTPVDPENEAPDHD; encoded by the coding sequence ATGGCTTACGAGGCGTTCCTATCGCAGGACGAGGTAGACGCCCTGCTGGCGGGCGTCACCGGCGAAAGCGACGGCAAGGGGCCCAGCCAGGAAAGCGCGGACGGCGTACGCACGTACGACCTGAGCTCTCCCGAGCGCGTCGTGCGCCGCCGCATGCAGACGCTGGAGCTCATCAACGAGCGGTTCGCGCGCCACATGCGCAACGTGCTGCTGAACTTCATGCGCCGTAACGCCGACATCACGGTCGGGTCGATCCGCATCCTGAAGTACTCGGATTTCGAGCGCAACCTGCCGGTCCCCAGCAACCTGAACATGGTGCAGATGAAGCCGCTACGCGGCACCGCCCTGTTCAGCTACGACCCGAACCTCGTCTTCCTGGTGATCGACAGCCTGTTCGGCGGCGACGGCCGCTACCACACGCGCGTGGAAGGCCGCGACTTCACGACCACCGAACAGCGCATCATCCGCCGGCTGCTGAACCTGACGCTGGAAAGCTATGGCCGGTCATGGGAAGCGGTCTACCCGGTCGAGTTCGAATACGTGCGCTCGGAGATGCACACCAAGTTCGCCAGCATCACGGGGTCGAACGAAATCGTCGTGGTCACGCCTTTCCACATCGAATTCGGCGCCACGGGTGGGGACCTGAACATTTGCCTGCCCTACTCCATGATCGAGCCGGTGCGGGACATCCTGACGCGACCCTTGCAGGAAACCACGCTGGAAGCGGTCGACCAGCGCTGGGCGCGCCAGCTTACGCGCCAGATCCGCAGCGCCGACGTCGAACTGATATGCGAATTCGCACGCATCCCCTCGTCGATCCGCCAACTGATGAACCTGAAGGTGGGCGACGTGCTGCCGGTCGAAGTGCCGGAGACGGTCATCGCCAACGTCGATTCCGTTCCGGTCATGGAATGCGGATACGGCGTCTTCAATAACCAGTACGCACTGCGCGTACAGCAACTGCTTACCCCTGTGGATCCCGAGAACGAGGCCCCCGACCATGACTGA
- the fliN gene encoding flagellar motor switch protein FliN, whose amino-acid sequence MTDQNAERPDQNKAAASSSASDDWADALAEQSRAAPPTQADGLKPADDWADALAEQTAAAPAAPATAAAPAAKPAGASVFKQLAGSSEKSNADIDLIMDVPVQLTVELGRTRLTIKNLLQLGQGSVVELDGLAGEPMDIFVNGYLIAQGEVVVVDDKYGIRLTDIITPSERINRLNSRR is encoded by the coding sequence ATGACTGATCAGAACGCCGAGCGGCCCGATCAAAACAAAGCTGCCGCATCGTCCAGCGCGAGCGACGACTGGGCCGACGCGCTGGCCGAGCAATCACGCGCGGCGCCGCCCACGCAGGCCGACGGCCTGAAGCCGGCCGACGACTGGGCCGATGCCCTGGCCGAACAGACCGCGGCCGCCCCCGCGGCCCCGGCAACTGCCGCCGCGCCCGCGGCCAAGCCGGCCGGCGCTTCCGTGTTCAAGCAACTGGCCGGTTCAAGCGAGAAATCGAACGCGGATATCGACCTCATCATGGACGTACCGGTCCAGTTGACGGTCGAGCTGGGCCGTACCCGCCTGACCATCAAGAACCTGCTGCAGCTGGGCCAGGGCTCCGTGGTCGAGCTCGACGGCCTGGCCGGTGAACCGATGGACATCTTCGTGAACGGCTACCTGATCGCCCAGGGCGAAGTCGTGGTGGTGGACGACAAGTATGGCATCCGGCTGACCGACATCATCACGCCTTCCGAACGGATCAACCGGCTCAACAGCCGCCGCTGA